The following nucleotide sequence is from Sphingopyxis sp. MWB1.
TCGCGAATTTCGGCCAAAAGCTCCACTTCGGTCGGCGCGGCCGGTTCGGCCTCTTCCTTTTCTTCCTCCCCGCGAACAATGCGATTAACCCACCGCACCAGCAGGAAAATGATGAAAGCCAGGATCAGGAAATTGATCACCGCCGTCAAAAAGGCCCCATAGCCGAACATGGCGACACCGGCCTTTTTGAGCGCGGCATAATCGCCCGCGGCAATACCTTCGGGCAAGGGGCCGAGACGCACATAGAGATAGGAAAAATCGACCCCGCCGAAAATGGCGCCGGCGAGCGGCATGAGGACGTCGTCAGTAAGCGATTTGGTAATGGTGGCAAAAGCCCCCCCGATGATAACCCCCACCGCCAAATCCATAACATTGCCTTTGGCAATGAACTTCTTGAATTCTGCCAGCATTGTAACACTCCCAGGCTGATGGCGTTTCATCCGTCTGGCCGGTTACGATTGCGTAAACGCCCCGCCCTTCCTATTATCTGTATTGTCACGGCAAAACGCCGATGGAGGGAGATTGACCGATGAACTTTCGTTCCGCCCGCTGGATGATCCTGCCGGCCGCCGCCCTGTCGCTGTCGGCATGTGGCATCAACAGTGTGCCGACCAAGGAGGAAGCGGCCAAGGCCCAATGGGCCAATGTCGAGGCCGCCTATCAACGCCGCGCCGACCTGATCCCCAATCTGGTCGAAACCGCCAAGGGCGCCGCCAATATCGAGAAGGAAACGCTGGAAAGCGTCATCCAGGCGCGCGCATCGGCCACCCAGGTCAAGCTGGAACCCGGCGATCTGGACGATCCCGCCAAGGTCGAAGCCTTTCAACAGGCGCAAGGCAATGTGTCGAGCGCGCTCAGCCGCCTGCTCGTGTCGGTCGAACGCTATCCCGACCTCAAAAGCCAAGGGCGTTTCGCCGATCTGATGACCCAGCTTGAGGGCACGGAAAACCGGATCAACATCGCCATTCGCGACTATAATGGCGCGGTGCAGGATTATAATACGACGATCCGCACCTTCCCCGACATTATCGGCGCGAAAATCGTCCATGGCGCCGAGCCGATGACGCCGTTCAAGGCGGTAACCCCCAACGCCAATCAGGCGCCGAAGGTCGATTTCGGGCAATAAGGTGACATTGACCGCCTTTTTCCGCCCGCTGGCAGCCGCCATCCTTCCCGGGCTGGCGCTGCTGGCGGCAGCGGTGCCTGCCGCCGCGCAGCAGTTTCCCGAACTGACCGGCCGCGTCGTCGATCAGGCCGATATCATTCCGCCTGCCGAGGAAGCCGCGCTCAAC
It contains:
- the mscL gene encoding large conductance mechanosensitive channel protein MscL, which produces MLAEFKKFIAKGNVMDLAVGVIIGGAFATITKSLTDDVLMPLAGAIFGGVDFSYLYVRLGPLPEGIAAGDYAALKKAGVAMFGYGAFLTAVINFLILAFIIFLLVRWVNRIVRGEEEKEEAEPAAPTEVELLAEIRDALTKK
- a CDS encoding LemA family protein yields the protein MNFRSARWMILPAAALSLSACGINSVPTKEEAAKAQWANVEAAYQRRADLIPNLVETAKGAANIEKETLESVIQARASATQVKLEPGDLDDPAKVEAFQQAQGNVSSALSRLLVSVERYPDLKSQGRFADLMTQLEGTENRINIAIRDYNGAVQDYNTTIRTFPDIIGAKIVHGAEPMTPFKAVTPNANQAPKVDFGQ